CGGGTTTTCGCGGACCTTATCTCTGCTTGCTTTCGCCTTTGGCTACAGAGCGTTGCCTGGGCTAGCCTTCTTTTGGTTCAGTTCGCGCGGCGCCAAAGGCCGGGCTTCGCGGTCACTGTCTCACTTAAGCAGCGAGAGCGTAGTTCTGGTTGCCAGTTAATGGCTTTGCCGTAGTTTTACGAGGCCAACGGCACCTCGACACGCAACATCGCCTGCAGTTCCCCTGTCGAAACCGGGTCACCCCCAGCGCGCCGAATTCCTTCAGCCCACACAGTGTAGCAACATTCGCTGACGAAAAGTTGACCGGCCACACGTTGCTGCTGTGCTGGCCTTTACTTCCGCTTTCATCAGTGCCGCCGGAACTGGCCGTTGAAATTCCGCCACTGCTTCTGGCCAAAGGCATATACGGGGTGGGTCCAGCGGCCAGCCACCACGCCCTCACGTAAGGCGGCCAGCAACTGCTCCGGGGTCTGTACGGTGCGAAAGGGCGTTTCTACCCAGGCTTCGCCGATGTCCCGCAGCGTGTGGGCGTCACTGCCGGCGCAGACAGGGAGGTGACGCTCGTGGGCCCAGGCTTCAGCCACGCGGTTCCAATGGTGGCGCGAGAGGCGGGAATTGAACACTTCCACGATATCCACCTGGTCGGCAATGCGCGCGGTGGCCTCGGGCCGCAGGCGGTGGCGTTTCAGGGGGTCGAAGCCATGTTGCAGCAGCACCAGCCCCCCCTGGGCCTTGATGGCCTGCACCGTGTCTTCTGGAGAGAGCTGCGGGGGAATGCGCTCTTGCAGAAACAGCCCAATCAGTTCGCCCTCGCGGGTGGTGATTTCCTCGCCGGCAATCACGCTCAGGCGGTCATCCAGGCCCAGGTCGCGCACGATGGCCTGCAGGGCTGGCCCACCCCGGTACTGGTCATGATCGGTCACGGCCAGCACCCGGGTGTTCGTGCGCAGCATCCAGCCGGGAATGTCGCGCAGCGGCGTTTTGCAGTCCGGGCTCACCTCGGTGTGGCTGTGCAGGTCCACGCGCATCACCTGCACGCCCCGCCGCCAGACGATGTTGTTCTGCAGGCTTGAAGCCGGCCGGTGGGCCCAGCCCAGGGCAGCACCCAGCCGGTCTTGCAGGGCATGCACTGCGGCCACAGGCCACGCGCGGCGCAGGGGCGCCTGCCGGGGGGAT
This DNA window, taken from Deinococcus arcticus, encodes the following:
- a CDS encoding PHP-associated domain-containing protein, which codes for MRVDLHSHTEVSPDCKTPLRDIPGWMLRTNTRVLAVTDHDQYRGGPALQAIVRDLGLDDRLSVIAGEEITTREGELIGLFLQERIPPQLSPEDTVQAIKAQGGLVLLQHGFDPLKRHRLRPEATARIADQVDIVEVFNSRLSRHHWNRVAEAWAHERHLPVCAGSDAHTLRDIGEAWVETPFRTVQTPEQLLAALREGVVAGRWTHPVYAFGQKQWRNFNGQFRRH